From the genome of Deltaproteobacteria bacterium:
CGGTCGACCGCTACGGCGACCGCCTGTACGTGGCGCAGTACGCGACGCCGCACAAGCCGCACACCGAACAGCCGGGCTGGGCCGACGCGATGGTCGCGGCCGCGGCGGAGGCGCTCGACGTGCCGCCCGAACGCGTGCACGTGCGGGTGCGCCGGCGGCGGCGCGACCGCGACAAGCTCGCCGCGACCGGCCGGCGGTTCGAGGTGCGCGAGGGCGGCCTTCGGTTCTGGGTCAATCTCGACGACTACCTCGATACCGGCTTGTTTCTCGATCACCGGATCACGCGCGCGCGGGTGCGCGCAGAGGCGCGCGGCGCGCGGGTCCTCAACTTGTTCGGCTACACCGGATCGTTTTCCGTCTACGCGGCGGCCGGCGGCGCCGCGTCGACGTGGACGGTCGACGCGTCGAACACGTATCTGGCGTGGGCCGCCGACAATTTCGCGCTAAACGGGCTGCGCGACCGGCGTCACCGGCTCGACCGCGCCGACGTGCTCGCGTGGCTCGACACACCGCCGGTCGGCCGCGCGTCGTTCGACCTCGCGGTGCTCGACCCGCCGACGTTTTCGCACGGGAAACGGTTCGACCGCGTGCTCGACACACGGCGCGACCATCTGTGGCTCATCGACAAGACGCTCGACCTGCTCGCGCCCGGGGGCGTGCTGTACTTTTCGACCAACGCGCGCAAGCTCGCGCTCGACCCCGCCGCGCTCCGGGACCGCGCCGATGTGCAGGACATCACCGCCGCGACGACGCCGCCGGACTTCCGCCGCCGGCCGCACCGGTGCTGGCGGCTGGTCGTGCGCGCGACCCGCCGCGACCGCGCGTGACCCCGGCGACCCGCGCGACCCGCGGCGACCGCGCGTGACCCCGGCGACCCGCGCGACCCGCGGCGACCGCGGCGACCGCGCCTACCGCGCGCCGAAGCGCCGCGCCAGGATCGCCTCCAGCCCGCCACCGCGCAGCTGCAGGCCGGTCGCGATGATCGTCCCATCTGGCCCGACGAGCAGCAGGGTCGGCAGCCCGGCCACCTCGAGCGCCTGCTTGAACGCCGCGGCGTCCTCCCCATCGACCACGGCGTGGTCCCACGGCATCGGATGGCGCGGATCGCGGCGGAACGCGTCGACGTGGTCGGCGGTGTCGTCCACGCACACGCTCAAGATGCGGAATCCCGCGCCGCGGTAGCGCTCGTACGCCGCGTGCAAATGCGGCATCTCGGCGACGCAGGGCTTGCACCAGGTCGCCCACACGTCGATGAGCACGGTGTGTCCCGCGTAGGTCTTGGGCGTGATCCGATCGCCGCCGCCGTACCGCGGCACGTCGAACGCCGGCACCGGCGCACCCGGCCGCACCCGCCGGGACGGATCGAACATGCTGGCCAGCCGCGCGTAGCGGGTGCGACCGTAGCGGTCGCGCATCAGCTCGTAGTAGCGCGCCACGTCCTGTTCGCGCCCGTCCCCACGCGCGCGCCACATCAGCGCAAACAGCGTCTCGGCGGCCGCTTCGTCGTCGTCGACCGCCGACAAGACCTCCTCGACGTAGGAATAATCGGGCGCCTCCCGGTTGGCGGCCACCACCACCTGGGCGGCGGCATCGGGCGCCATCGACCACAGCGGCGATGCGCTCGGCACGTCCGCGAGCACCGCGCGCGCGAGCGAGGCGTCCGGGTCCGGCCCCGGCGGCGGCGGCCGCGTGGCGAAGTACGCGATCGCGAGCGCCGCGTGCGCCGTCGGGTCGCGCTCCGCGTCGACTTCCGCGCGCGTGACCCGGGCGGCATCGTCGCCGAACCGGCGCGCGCGCGCGATGCGCGACGGGAGCCCCGCGACCTTCGCCACGACCGGCTCGGCGCGCCGGAACGACACGCGCGTCGCGACGCCGGCAGGCGGCAACGCGCTCGGGTCGACCTCGACGACGACCTTGCCTCCGGTCGGTCGGGCAACCGTGGCGTAGTTGCCGTCGCCGTCGTAGCGGTACGGCCCGCGGCCCGGCGCGTTCATGCTTCGCCCCGGCTCGGCGGTCAGGCCGGTGATTTCGTAGGCGATCGGCCCCGTCGCGGGGATGTCGGCGGTCCACACGCCGTCGGCGCGACGGGTCATCGACACGGTGCGCAGCGGCGCGAGCTCCCCGCCGGCGCCGATCGAAAACACCAGCACCTCGAGTGCATCGAGCGCATCCGGCCGCGGATACGTGCCGAGGCGAACGTCGACCTCGACGTCGCTGCCGCCGAGCAGACCGAGTTCGTCGTCGACGTGATCGACCCCCGTGAGCCGCACGCGGACGAACCGGTCGGCCGGCAGGTCGACGGAGAACGAACCATCGGCGGCGACCTCGTGCGCCCGCCCGTCGACCGTGACGTGGGCCATCGCCATCGGCCGGCCGTCGTGGCCGACGAGCCGCCCCGCGAGGCGCGCGGGCCGGGGCGCCGGCGCGCTGCCGGTCGCCGCCGGCGCCGCGGGTCGCCCCGCGCCCGGAGCCCCCGCCGGCCGGGGACCGCAGGCTGCCGCCGCGGCGACGTACGCCAGCATCCACCACTCGACTCGGATCGACATCGACATCTGCACTTCTCCTCCGGCGGCTCGACGCGTCACGCCGGCTCGACTTGGACGATCGGGTCGCCCGCGTCCACGTCCGCCTCGTCGTCGACCAGAAACGCCACGACCCGCGCGCGCGCCGGCAGTCCATCCCCACCGTAGGCGACGCGGTGGAACGTCTTCATGACCTCGAGCAGACACAGCGTCGCGCCGGGTTCGACGACCGATCCGACCTCGACGAATGGAGGCCGGTCCGGTCCTGGTTTCCGGTACAACCGGCCGCTCGTCGGCGCGCGAACGACCATGGCGCCTTCGGCCGGCGCGCGGTGCCCGCCGGCAGGATCGTCGTCGGCCGCGGCCACTCCGTCGAGCGGAACGAGCCGCACGAGCGCGTCCCCGTAACCGACCGCGACGCGGGCCACGCCGCCCGGCGCACCCGCGACCATCCCGGCCGCACCGTCGGGCGCCACCAGTGGCGTCACCACGCCGAGCGTCTCGATCGCGCCGAGCGGCGCCCCCGGGACGACGACCGCGCCGTCGCGGACGCCGACGCGCCACCAGCCGACCGCGGGCGACCGCAGCGCACCGTCGGCCCACAGGGCGACGACCGCCGGCCGGGTCATCCGCGCACTCCGCCGACCAACTCCGCGAGGTCGTGCATGCTCCAGATTCGGGGATTCTTCACCCGCCGGTAGCCGGCCGCCTGGTAGCTCATCTCGACGACCGCGGCCAGCCAGTCGCGCAGCGCGCCGAGTTCCACGATCTCGTCCGTGTCCATCTGGCGCGCCGCGACATACGGGTCCATGTCCGCCTCGATCCGCGCCTCCACCTCGCGCATGCCGCGCTCGATGCGAGCGCGCTCCTCCGGGTCGCTCGTCGCGATCTCGAAGTTGTCGTCGAGCTTCGTGTTGTACGTCGCGATCGCCAGCGTCCGCCCCTCCATCACGCTCAGTCGCGACAGGCAGGTGGACAGTTGAACCACCGGGTCGTACGGCAACCCGGTCATCGCGTAGTAGCCGGCGCCGGACGCCTTGCGCAGAAGCACGGTGAACATCGGCACGGTGTTCGTGCTGTTGGTGTAGATCAGGTTCGACCCGTAGGCCAGCAGACCGTGGCGCTCCGCCTCGCGGCCGATGTCGAAGCCCGAAATGTCCTGCAACCAGATCAGCGGGATGCCGTCGTCGTTGCACGCGCGCGAGAACGCGCTCACCTTGGCGATGCCGCCGCGGTACAGGATGCCGCCGGGCCGCGGGCGCCCGGGATGCTCCGGATCGGCGACCAGGCCTTGTTTGTTGATCACGAAACCGGCGTACAAGCCACCGACGCGGCCGATGCCGCACACGATCTCGTCGCCGATCTCCGGCATCAGTTCCCAAAACAGGCTCTGATCGCACAGCCGGGCGAGCACCTGAAAGCAGTCGTACGCCTCGCGGTGGTCGGGCGGGATCACCCCGGCGAGTTCGGCCGGCGCGTACGCCGGCGGGATTGCGCCGACACCGCCGCGGTAGAAGTCGGCCGCCGACGTCGGCAGGCGGGCGACCTCGCGGCGCAAGCAATCGATGAGCACGTCGTCGTTCGGCACGCGCACGTCGGCGCAACCGGATTGGTGCACATGCACCTCCGGGCCGCCGATGTCGAGCGACGTGATCTTCTGGCTCTTGGCGCCCTTGATCAGCGCGGCGCCGGCGATCACCATGTACGCCTGCTCCGTCATGTAGACGCGGTCGCTGATGATCGGCATGTAGCCGCCACCGGCGATGCAGTCGCCAAACACGCCGGCGATCTGCGGGACGCCGTGCGCGGACAGCAGGCTGTTCATCTTGAAGATATGGCCGGCGCCGCGCGCGCCCGGGAAGCTGCGCGACTGCTCCGGCAAGAACAGCCCGCTGCAATCGACCATGTAGATGGTCGGCAACCGCAGGCGAAGCGCCATCGTCTGCGCGCGTTGGATTTTCTCCGGCGTGCGCGGCCACCACGACCCGGACGCGACCGTGTTGTCGTTGGCGATGACCATGCACCACCGGCCTTCCACGCGCACGAACGCGGTCACGACCCCCGCGCCGGGCGACTTGAGGCCGTTTTGGAACTCGACGCCGTAGTTGACGAACGTGCCGACCTCGTACACCGGCGAGTTCGGATCGCGCAGCCGGTCGACGCGCTCGCGCGCCGTGAGCTTGCCCTTGGCGTGGACGCGGTCGACGTACTTCGGCCCCCAGCCGGCATACACCTCCGCGCGCCGCTGGCGAAGGACGTCCTCCAGCTGCGCGAGGCGCGCGCGGTACTCGGCGGCGACCTGCGGTGCGACGCTCGCGTCCAGCGACGCGCCGATCGGGACGAGCGGAACGTGGGCCATCAGTCTGCCTCCGGCGGCCAACCTGGGATGGCGCGGGTGTCGTACCGGTGCGCGCGGAACGCGGCCGACCGCAGGATGGCCAGGTGCATCGGCACGGTGGTCGGAACGCCCTCGCACACGAGCTGGTCGAGCGCGCGGATCATCGCATCACACGCGGCGTCGCGGTCCGGTCCCTTCGCGATCACCTTGCACAGCAAACTGTCATAGTGCGGCGGGATGCGATAACCCGACTCGACGTGCGTGTCGACGCGAATCGTGCCGCCGGCCGGATCGGGCGGCGACCACCGCGCGATGGTGCCGGGCGCCGGGCGAAAGTCGTTGCGCGGGTCCTCCGCGTTGATGCGGCATTCGATCGCGTGGCCGTCGAATGTGACGTCGTCCTGGCGCAACGACAGCGGGTGGCCGGCCGCGACGAGGATCTGTTCGCGCACCAGGTCGACGCCGGTGCGCATCTCCGTCACGCAATGTTCCACCTGCAGGCGCGTGTTCATCTCCATGAACCGCAATGTCCCGTCGGGATCGAGCAAGAACTCGAGCGTCCCGGCGCCGACATAGCCGATCGCGCGCGTGGCGCGGACGGCGGCGGCGAGCGTGCGCGCGCGCTCGGCGTCCGACAGCACCGGCGACGGCGACTCCTCGATCAACTTCTGGTGATTGCGCTGGATCGTGCAGTCGCGCTCGCCGAGGTGAATCGCGTTGCCGTAGCGGTCGGCG
Proteins encoded in this window:
- a CDS encoding SAM-dependent methyltransferase; this translates as MLANRVRKTDRHLRKWARREDVTCYRVYDRDIPEIPLAVDRYGDRLYVAQYATPHKPHTEQPGWADAMVAAAAEALDVPPERVHVRVRRRRRDRDKLAATGRRFEVREGGLRFWVNLDDYLDTGLFLDHRITRARVRAEARGARVLNLFGYTGSFSVYAAAGGAASTWTVDASNTYLAWAADNFALNGLRDRRHRLDRADVLAWLDTPPVGRASFDLAVLDPPTFSHGKRFDRVLDTRRDHLWLIDKTLDLLAPGGVLYFSTNARKLALDPAALRDRADVQDITAATTPPDFRRRPHRCWRLVVRATRRDRA
- a CDS encoding biotin carboxyl carrier domain-containing protein, encoding MVVRAPTSGRLYRKPGPDRPPFVEVGSVVEPGATLCLLEVMKTFHRVAYGGDGLPARARVVAFLVDDEADVDAGDPIVQVEPA
- a CDS encoding ATP-grasp domain-containing protein: MTTQHAASEPRVRLFHRLFVANRGEVAARIARACDALGIEPVFGVSEADRDAPYTRGRDVVVLGPARAASSYLAIERVVQAAVQSRCTALHPGWGFLAENPVFASVCEAHGVTFIGPPAHVMHRMGQKTPAKRAMAAAGLAVIPGSDGALRDADHARAVADQVGYPVLLKAESGGGGRGMRVARGPDELAAAFADASREASAAFGDGRVYLERLIEGGRHIEIQVLADRYGNAIHLGERDCTIQRNHQKLIEESPSPVLSDAERARTLAAAVRATRAIGYVGAGTLEFLLDPDGTLRFMEMNTRLQVEHCVTEMRTGVDLVREQILVAAGHPLSLRQDDVTFDGHAIECRINAEDPRNDFRPAPGTIARWSPPDPAGGTIRVDTHVESGYRIPPHYDSLLCKVIAKGPDRDAACDAMIRALDQLVCEGVPTTVPMHLAILRSAAFRAHRYDTRAIPGWPPEAD
- a CDS encoding TlpA family protein disulfide reductase, which encodes MSMSIRVEWWMLAYVAAAAACGPRPAGAPGAGRPAAPAATGSAPAPRPARLAGRLVGHDGRPMAMAHVTVDGRAHEVAADGSFSVDLPADRFVRVRLTGVDHVDDELGLLGGSDVEVDVRLGTYPRPDALDALEVLVFSIGAGGELAPLRTVSMTRRADGVWTADIPATGPIAYEITGLTAEPGRSMNAPGRGPYRYDGDGNYATVARPTGGKVVVEVDPSALPPAGVATRVSFRRAEPVVAKVAGLPSRIARARRFGDDAARVTRAEVDAERDPTAHAALAIAYFATRPPPPGPDPDASLARAVLADVPSASPLWSMAPDAAAQVVVAANREAPDYSYVEEVLSAVDDDEAAAETLFALMWRARGDGREQDVARYYELMRDRYGRTRYARLASMFDPSRRVRPGAPVPAFDVPRYGGGDRITPKTYAGHTVLIDVWATWCKPCVAEMPHLHAAYERYRGAGFRILSVCVDDTADHVDAFRRDPRHPMPWDHAVVDGEDAAAFKQALEVAGLPTLLLVGPDGTIIATGLQLRGGGLEAILARRFGAR
- a CDS encoding propionyl-CoA carboxylase, yielding MAHVPLVPIGASLDASVAPQVAAEYRARLAQLEDVLRQRRAEVYAGWGPKYVDRVHAKGKLTARERVDRLRDPNSPVYEVGTFVNYGVEFQNGLKSPGAGVVTAFVRVEGRWCMVIANDNTVASGSWWPRTPEKIQRAQTMALRLRLPTIYMVDCSGLFLPEQSRSFPGARGAGHIFKMNSLLSAHGVPQIAGVFGDCIAGGGYMPIISDRVYMTEQAYMVIAGAALIKGAKSQKITSLDIGGPEVHVHQSGCADVRVPNDDVLIDCLRREVARLPTSAADFYRGGVGAIPPAYAPAELAGVIPPDHREAYDCFQVLARLCDQSLFWELMPEIGDEIVCGIGRVGGLYAGFVINKQGLVADPEHPGRPRPGGILYRGGIAKVSAFSRACNDDGIPLIWLQDISGFDIGREAERHGLLAYGSNLIYTNSTNTVPMFTVLLRKASGAGYYAMTGLPYDPVVQLSTCLSRLSVMEGRTLAIATYNTKLDDNFEIATSDPEERARIERGMREVEARIEADMDPYVAARQMDTDEIVELGALRDWLAAVVEMSYQAAGYRRVKNPRIWSMHDLAELVGGVRG